Genomic DNA from Solanum dulcamara chromosome 4, daSolDulc1.2, whole genome shotgun sequence:
TTACGACAAAAATTGTATGGACAACATCTTTTTTGCATGTATATGTACCTTTTATGCAAGTTTAGGTTGTTATTTAATGCCCAAACTGTTACTAGATCTCTCATTTTATCTGCTTCATCTGCAGGCGATACAATTGGGACAAGATGCAAGTTCTCCTCATGGATTATTCAATGGACAGAGGTGTCAAATGTGTCTAAGGTCCGATCCTTTGCATAAAGTAATGGAGCGACTTGCTGTTCCTGGTAAATGTCTTCAGTCTTCCATTTATTTGAGACTTTCAGTTTGCATTCTGTGCCTTTGCTTTTGATAATTACCTCGAGGCAGAGATTTCTTTGGGCTAACTGATGATGTTTTGGCTGCTGAACTTTTGCCAAAGGGAAAGTCTTGTTCTTAGCTGTATCTGTTTCTGATGTAATGGGGGTGATTCAAACACTTGAGGAATATCACCTGCTTTATCTTTTAGATGGAAATATCCCATTTTCTTTGAACGACTTTTACATGAGGTCTATTATGTGTATAGCACAATTTTGTACCACTATATCAGCCTTCTATTGTTTTCTCCATCTTGTTTGCCCTTCTTTTGTTTCTGGACATTGCATTTCTTTTTTGCTGATGTATGAGATTGCTATAACTGTATTCCCCCTCACTTCCTAGTTAGTGTTGCTTTCCTTGTGAGAATCTACTGTATGAATCAAAGTTTATAACACATTTTCCTGCACATTTTGTAGCCTTCAATGACTTGACTTAGAGAATTATTGACGATCTTGTGTATTTTTCAGGAGCAAGGAGACTTGTCATTGTGGAGGCTGGCAGCAAGCGTGTAGAAGGAATTATTTCAGTGACTGATGTATTTAGGTTCTTGCTCGGCTGCTGATACAGCCAGGTGATCACCCTGCCTATTAGGGTTTTGTTGTGGTGACTTTAATGAAGAAGCCGTTGCTTGGCACTCATGTTAGTTACTCTTCAGCAACGCCCTCTCCTCATAGTAAGAATTTGTAATTGGTTGGAATTTGTGGAGTCCTGATGGGCTCATGCTTTTGACTCCCCCTCTTTTTTCAGGATGTGAGTTCAGAAAGAAATGTCTGTAAATTGAGAGGATCCCCAAATTTTcccttatttatattttaaattttcacaACCTTATTATCATCAACCATGTCGTAGTATAGCTGctccgttttttttttttttttatcatctaGCTAACAGAATGGCGATGGAGGTTTTGATTAGCTGTGTAGTTTCTCATGATGCTGGTTGATTGCTGATGGAAAGTAATCTTGCTTTCCTAGTTTTTCTTCCTTCTAATATCTCTCTGGTGCTCGAAACAAATCTTGCTTGATGATGACACATTTTGGTGACCGTCAGATGTGGTCATCGAGTCGGATACATTTATGGTTATCAATGACAAACAAATCTTGGCTGGTTTAATTCATTTATATCCTTTAAACGGAACCAATCTGCAATATACTCGTATTCCCTATGGATTGACTGGATATCCCTTTTGGTGGAAGGTACTTTTCATGTTTGAACTAAATGGGATTACTGATGACGGATGGGGAGGTTGAGAGTAGAACATGTTCCGGGTTCACCGTAGATTGAAACTGATGGGAATTCTATAGATAAAGAGGCATAAGGATTGCCTCTCAATCTAATCCAAAGAATGTGAAttcaacatttttatttttacatttgCTTGGGAAATCTGTTTCAAGTCTTCTGCGAGGTTGAAATGCCCCCTATCTGTTTCAAGTCTTCTGCGAGGTTGAAATGCCCCCTAGCTTTAGTGGGAATGCGGAGGATTGATTGCTTATGCGCCTTCGGGACTTCCCTTTTAGTGTGGGAGTAGAGAAGGAAAAGGCGAAGCTGAGTCTCGGGCCAGACTCTACAAATACCCAATTACTGTAGAATTAAATTTTATTGGAACCGTCCTTTTCTTATTCTAAAGCTGGCATTCTGTATCCATTTTCTTTTGGTGAGAAATTGGGCCATCTTTTTAAAGATGTAGCCTATTTTAAGGTCCACACTCTTTTATTTCTCGTTACCTGGTCTTTGACGGGCTTTCCTATTTTCTTGGCTCTGTGTAGTTGTATACCTTATAAGTTggagtttttttatttttttataccgAGGGGATACCCTAGACAAGCCGAAGCAAAACGGAATAATGTCACTTGTTTGCCAAGTGAATGATAGAAATGCATACAGAAACATACTTCTTGTGAAATCCTCATATATGTGATGCACTGTGCGAAAGATGAAATAATTGTGGTTAGTCGAAACATACTTTTTCTTCGATATCAAATTGTTCGTCTGCTTGCACTTTTCTTATGTTGACATAATGTcaataaaaaaagaagtttCTGAACTAGCTTGTAGTATCtgtcacataattttaattaccCTACTTTCATTCTAGTTGTTCAATTTGTTCATGtccaattttaaatatcatataattaaacaaAGAAGGCACGTCATATTTGTGACTAAGCTCTCTTTGTAAAAGTTGGTATAAGACAATTGATAAATACTTACCTGCACTCATTGTTTACGCCAAACTATATCAATTGATTATGTTTAAGTTATTATGCCGATGacaatttttttggaaaacttacataaatatacaatattaagaaaatatttaccatttatagcaataaaaaaataatttcactgaacacttataatacagttttaatacatattgcagagaactatttataaaacatatataatacaagttttatagatggataatacatttatcacatattttaatagacttataatacattatgttagtttcttactacacaaacataatatatattttaaaacacttataatagatttatattgtatgcataattcacttttaatacaagtgtagatttatcataatattgctatatattgctataaatggtaataaataaaaaatatcgctaaaatcaataattaatttttaaaaagcactcaatcaactaatttttctatttttttttaccagATGATACCTATCTTCTGAATGGGCCTACTAAAAAGCCTTTATTTTATTGTAGCCCAAAAAGATTTCAAATAAAGTAATCCGCCCAAAAGTTGCAAAATCAATAAAGAAACAAATATCATGTAATTCTTAAATTAGCCGTTTCCATTGATTTTGGGTGATGAATTCGACCGTTACAACCCAAATATCCGTTGGCAGCAAAAGTCAGACACTTTTTTCTTCTATACTTGTCTCTGCTTCGTGTAGCAAGTAGAAACTCAACAcctacccccacccccacccccccaACAAAACGCACTATTTTGACTTCCACTTCGGAGCGTAGAGAAGAGCAAGTGAAAGAAAATGGTAGCAAGAACCCCACCAAAGTTGCACCAAAAGAAAATGGTGGTGCCTCCTCTAAACCCCATTCTTCTTAGAGAAACTCTAAACAAGGTTGGTCGATTCATTATTacaatcaagaaaaaaatattcttgTTTTTCTGTTTGTTTATTCCttcttcccccccccccctcctccccacCCCCCACTCCTCCTCTCAACATCAATGACGCTCCTCCTCCTCTTTTGATCTTCTTTAATGTACTTGTTTTCTAAAGTGGATTAGGATAATCTATTAAAGTATCAGTGATGggtatttcttatttttgtcaattgggttctctctctctttttttaatcTATAGTTATAAGTGCTTAATTCTTTCAACAGTGTTTTATTTTTCTGCAGTGTCTGATATCAAGTGATTTCAGTCGTGGGATTCTGTCGTTTCTAAGAAATGAGTTCTCATTTTGTATTTAAACTGGTATTTATGATAAAGGGACCTATGCTTGGActtcaaaatttataattttacgaaatttattttgattttttggtgTCTCCTGATACTGAAAGCTCCTTCGATCTTTCCATGGTGTCTGCTCTTTCTGGCAAAAGAATGTCTTTCCTTTTGACTTCATTTTGACTCGtaattttaattgtttttgGAATCTTCTAGTGCTCATCCAGGCTCTCTGCTCTTTCTTGAATACCCTTTTGGGACCTCTAAAAGGATCATATTTTGATAGAAAATTTGAGAGCTTTAGCTAATTTTGTGAAGTAATTTTGTTGAAGGTGGACAAGTGTATGGCTCGATTGCAAGAGCTTCAATACACAGTTACAGGTGGTAATATGGTGATTTCAGGTGTAACTCTCAGTCCTCGCAGCACCAGAGGCTATTTGAGAACTAGCCTCAGATGCAAACAAGAATCTTTGAGGTATAAACTCCTTGTTCAATCTAGCTTGAGTTTTACAATTTAATATCTCTGTGTAATGTGTAACCCCAATTCTCTTTACCAATTCAAAGGATCAAGAATGCGACTTCCCGTAAATCTCCCCCAGGAAAATTGCCTACAAATGCTGGTATCTTTCTGTCTTTTACGAAGTAATTATTGACTTGTGTTTTTCCTTCCCTTGATTTCAAAAATTGTTTCAAAGTTTGATGACTTTCGTGGGAACAGGGGAATGGAGGCGAATGTCATTACCAGCAATGCTTCTGGGAGAAACAGTGGCTGAAATTAAACAGGCTAGTCAATTTGCTAGAGATATAGTGGAGGCAGTAAGTTCCAAGGGGAAAAAAACAGTATCCGATGACCCGAAAACTCCACTCACACAGAGGCAAAACCAGAAGCCACGCCCTGAAAACTCTGAGCTCCGATCAcgtagaaagagagagaaacagGTAACCTTGCAAACAATGAGGACAGATTCTGATACACCGTCAAAACGACGAGCAAAATCACGAATAAACTTCAAGGTTTCTCCAGTGCAGCATAGGGAATGTGAGAAAGAAAATTGCAAGTACATTGCAAATAGAGTTTCCCCAAGGAATAGGCCATGGGTGAAAAAGACTGTCCTTTTTCCGAACCCATTGTTCCATTCATCACCAACTTCACAACAGCAGAAATTATCAAAAATGCAATCTCCCGTGATTGCAAGAAATCGACAAACACCCCATAAGTTCTTGGTGAAGTCCCCGCCCAAGGCCCCAAAGCTTCAAGCGAAAATCAGAAGCCCCCAAAAACTTCATGCATTTCCTCCCAGAGTGACAAGTTTGGGTACTAAGTTTTTGGCAAAGTCTCCTCCTAAAGCCTCAAAGTTTCAAGTGAAAATcaggagcctcccacatctttCTGTGTCTCCTACCAGAGTAACAAGTTTGGGCACTAAGTTTTTGGCGAAGTCTCCACCAAAGTTTCAAGTGAAAATCAGGAGCCCTCCACAAATTTCTGTCTCTCCTACTAGAGCAAGAAGTTTGAGCAAGAGGTCCCCAAAGATGTCTGCAGCTGCCAAACTGAGAAGGTCATTTTCTCCATCAAGATTGGCAAACAAGATAGCCTCTTCACCATCCAAAATGAGGTCATTTTCGCCATCAAGATTGGCAAACAAGATAGCTTCTTCACCCTCCAAAATGATGTCATTTTCTCCATCAAGATTGGTAAGTAGGCTAGCTTCACCATTAAAGAGCAAAAAACCTGTACAGAATATTGATGggatgaagatgatgatgagtGGACTCAAACAACGACCACGAGCTTCAACCACATCAAAGCAATTCTCAGTTCAAGGAATGTGAATTGTGATCATTTATTGTTTGTGCTTGAGATTGAAGGATTCTTCGTTGTTTGAAGATATTTTCTCGATGTCCTTCTTAGTTGGTACAACAGGAGAATTTTCCCCTTTACAGCCCTCCTATTACTTTCAAGATTGTATAATTTGATTTGTAAAATAGTGAGGTACTTCCTCAATAAGGTAAATAACAATGGTTTTCCAGATGGGATTTGCCTTAACTGTGTCATTCATTTCTGGTACATACATTCTCACAAGCTTAAGAAGATAATGTAACCATTCCTCAATGAATGGTACGTTTTTGTCCAGAAGAAAAAAACTGTGGCGACCaaggaaataaaaatagaagcTGCAGCTCCAATCTGTCTTTTGAGGTTCGTTGAGCTTAGAATGTGAGAGTGGGTTGGAGACAGAGGTATAATATATACAAAGTTGATATCTTTTCGGAAAGTGTGCAACTTTTATACACTGATAGAGCAAAATATTTGTCAGATTATCAAGTCACTTAAAAGATAACTACAAATAATCATCCATAAAATATAGAATTAGTGAACTAGAAAAGAAGGTTGCCTGTTACAACAGTTTAAAATACATTGATATGTACGAATAATTTATGTAACAGTGAATTTTCCTTATTCGATCCGTAACTTTCCATATTTACATCGATCTCATATCACCCAATAGTCAGACAGTCAGTTGCGGCATCACATGTGGTTCATATCCCCAGCATGTCATATGCTGCAGAGTGTTAGACCATTTAAGGGTGACAGTCTgactgatataacattttccaTAATTATCCATGAGATAACTTCAGCATAGCATAGCCTTTGAAGTGGTAGTCTATGTTCAACTTCCAAGGGCTCACCGAATACTTCATGCCCAAATGAAGAAGCAAATGAGCAATCGATCCACGAGAAAACAAATAGTGATGCAAGTCTTCATCAAAGCTCACATGCTATGTTTGGAACACAAGGTGTTCTCTTAGGAGCCATTTCAACATTTAGAACCAGTCTACATGCTTAGTTGAGGCCTTAGGTTGCTTCTTGGGCTTCTGGTAGCGATTATTCTCAAAACGGGCTTTTACAATTAGCGAATAAAGCAAGTCTGCTTCTGCTGATGTATCATAAGGTGTGTTCATGATGCTACAAAATTGAAAATTCACAAAAATAATGATAAGGAGGAGGAAAAAGAGGACAACAGTAGCagcaaaaaagaaaattttaatataattcacAAAGGTTTGGAGgcaaaaaagagagaagactGCATTATAACATAGGATGCTGTCCTgtgtaaacatatatataaacttCTCTTTTGGGATTCTTCCTGTTATAAAGTTTGCCTTTTCCAATTTTACAAAAGCAGGATGAAAGTTGAGTTGCGGAGTAAAAATACCTGCCAAGTAGCTCTTCAAGAACTATTCTTTGAGAAGGTGTAACATAATGTATGCAACTCCTGGGGCATTGACCAGCTGCAAGCTGGACTTGATAATCTTCACCATGTCCTGAATATATATAGAACTTTTGGTTCACTAGCCTTTAAAAAATAGAGGATAAAACCTTCTTTTAATAGGCCAAACAAAAATAACGGAGGTTATCTTGTCTTTCAGTGGTAGCCATGTTTCCTTTTGTTCACTACATTTTACTAGAAAATTTCCTGTTAGCAGACTAATTTCTGACAGAAGTAACAAAGCAGTTCAGTATTTAGTACTACTAATAACCTTGAGAAGTTGCTCGCGCAGTTCCTGTCAGCGAGGAAAAAGTGAATGCGTGAGGTGCTTTCTTAACACATGAAAATGGACAACCTGCAGATATAGTAAAAGAGGGAAATCAGGAACTATAATTTTTTGTATCATTCAAAGCATTCTGACATTTGAGGGGATATGTTTCCATAAGTCTACAGGCAGAATCACTTGCAGGCTATGGCATTTTTTCGAAAGATAATTTCACAGAAACTGATGGAGGAGGTCATAACAGGATTCACtaactaaaattaaattgttaGGAAATCGCTGGAGTAGAGCTTAGATATCCGTGGAGACCTTAGAAAACTAACTAGTATCAGGATAAGTCAAGAAATTCTTTTCTGCAAGGTGTGACAACTTACTAACCACTACTAAGTGCTCAGACACGGCCAACAGAGCCcttgaaatatgaaaaatatggtTTTGCTACACTTCAGAGCTCTCTTTGTTGCATTACCATGTTTGCATTGATCAGCAATGGTATCAAAGTATTACCAAAGCATCAATACTGATTTTAATGATTTATTACAACTGGTTAACATACCAGGCCCAGATGTTGAACTGATAAAAACATCCTGGATATCCATTGCACTTTTGGCCATTGccaaatttatttcataaatatgAAATGCAGGCCTTT
This window encodes:
- the LOC129886177 gene encoding probable microtubule-binding protein TANGLED — translated: MVARTPPKLHQKKMVVPPLNPILLRETLNKVDKCMARLQELQYTVTGGNMVISGVTLSPRSTRGYLRTSLRCKQESLRIKNATSRKSPPGKLPTNAGEWRRMSLPAMLLGETVAEIKQASQFARDIVEAVSSKGKKTVSDDPKTPLTQRQNQKPRPENSELRSRRKREKQVTLQTMRTDSDTPSKRRAKSRINFKVSPVQHRECEKENCKYIANRVSPRNRPWVKKTVLFPNPLFHSSPTSQQQKLSKMQSPVIARNRQTPHKFLVKSPPKAPKLQAKIRSPQKLHAFPPRVTSLGTKFLAKSPPKASKFQVKIRSLPHLSVSPTRVTSLGTKFLAKSPPKFQVKIRSPPQISVSPTRARSLSKRSPKMSAAAKLRRSFSPSRLANKIASSPSKMRSFSPSRLANKIASSPSKMMSFSPSRLVSRLASPLKSKKPVQNIDGMKMMMSGLKQRPRASTTSKQFSVQGM